A single Bacillus sp. HMF5848 DNA region contains:
- a CDS encoding GNAT family N-acetyltransferase: MKLTDVQLRDIQALQQVSEHEETISLKLNWDMLTTSVKNDDSMHQVVYKDDMLIAFLGVYWFGQKVELCGMVHPAFRGRGIFSELLNITIGSCQERNATTILLNAPAKSTSAKLFLSKQSFDYNFSEYQMMWTPTNLTISNQVSLRKADDFDLPLETQLDVVCFHYTYEDATKYNISVAADQTSNRYIIEFNETAVGKLRTQRLNGETWIYGISVLPEYQRKGVGRSALSSIIWQEASLGNDLFLEVATKNIRALKLYEECGFKIVETQDYYLFKKGE; the protein is encoded by the coding sequence ATGAAATTAACAGATGTTCAATTGCGTGATATTCAAGCTTTGCAACAAGTATCTGAACATGAGGAAACTATCTCGTTAAAACTCAACTGGGATATGCTAACAACAAGCGTTAAAAATGATGATTCTATGCATCAGGTTGTGTATAAGGATGACATGCTTATCGCCTTTTTGGGAGTATATTGGTTCGGACAAAAAGTTGAACTTTGTGGTATGGTTCATCCTGCTTTTCGTGGTCGTGGTATATTTTCAGAGCTCTTAAATATTACAATTGGAAGCTGTCAGGAAAGAAACGCAACGACAATATTATTGAATGCTCCCGCTAAATCTACTTCTGCAAAACTATTTTTATCTAAACAATCCTTTGACTATAACTTTAGTGAGTACCAAATGATGTGGACTCCTACTAATCTAACCATTTCAAATCAAGTGTCACTTCGAAAAGCTGATGATTTTGATTTACCTCTTGAAACGCAATTAGATGTAGTGTGCTTTCATTATACTTATGAAGATGCTACTAAATATAATATATCAGTTGCAGCTGATCAAACATCAAACCGTTACATTATTGAATTCAACGAAACAGCTGTTGGAAAGTTGAGAACACAACGTCTCAATGGTGAAACATGGATATATGGGATATCAGTTTTACCTGAGTACCAACGTAAAGGTGTTGGACGCAGTGCATTGTCATCAATAATTTGGCAAGAGGCATCGTTAGGGAACGATTTATTCTTAGAGGTTGCCACAAAGAACATTCGGGCTCTAAAGCTATATGAAGAATGCGGCTTCAAGATAGTTGAAACCCAAGACTATTACTTGTTTAAAAAAGGAGAGTAG
- a CDS encoding N-acetyltransferase, whose protein sequence is MKIVRATLNDVEFVAPLFNKYRVYYDQPSQLKAAIRFLYDRLSMDESVVFIAVDEVVGVEKALGFIQMYPSFSSVSLEKLWVLNDLYVEEDERQRGVARALLMEAKKFAVDSHTKGIILETTPENKVAQNFYEKIGFKRDENIHYYYFQ, encoded by the coding sequence ATGAAAATTGTACGAGCTACATTGAATGATGTTGAGTTTGTTGCACCGCTTTTTAATAAATATCGTGTATATTACGACCAGCCATCTCAATTAAAAGCTGCTATCCGGTTTTTATATGATCGTCTCTCAATGGATGAATCAGTTGTATTTATTGCTGTAGATGAAGTGGTGGGTGTTGAAAAAGCACTTGGTTTTATTCAGATGTATCCGTCATTTTCTTCAGTTAGTCTTGAAAAGCTATGGGTTTTAAATGATTTATACGTTGAGGAAGATGAAAGACAAAGAGGAGTCGCACGGGCTCTATTGATGGAAGCTAAAAAATTTGCAGTTGATTCGCATACAAAAGGCATTATTCTTGAAACAACTCCTGAAAATAAAGTTGCCCAGAACTTTTATGAGAAAATTGGATTTAAACGCGATGAAAATATTCACTATTATTACTTTCAATAA
- the proC gene encoding pyrroline-5-carboxylate reductase produces MKKQVGFIGCGNMAIAMIRGMLQSGLVPKEDIYASAVSESTLQGASEALGINVTLNNCEVIDRCSIVFLAVKPYQYADVIHEIMRHTRHDTVLVTIAAGVTIKDVEEFFNKPIKVIRSMPNTPSLVGEGMTALCINKEVSDEEVESVLALFNSFGHVELVEESLMDAIPAISGSSPAYVYIMIEALADGGVRQGIPRDQAYRLAAQAVLGAAKMVLQSDKHPAQLKDEVCTPGGATIEAIAALEEVGFRHAIHMAMDRCTKKASVK; encoded by the coding sequence TTGAAAAAGCAAGTTGGATTTATAGGTTGTGGTAATATGGCAATTGCGATGATTCGTGGAATGCTACAATCAGGTTTAGTCCCAAAGGAAGATATTTACGCAAGTGCAGTAAGTGAATCTACATTGCAGGGAGCTAGTGAGGCATTAGGTATTAATGTTACGCTTAATAACTGTGAGGTTATTGATAGATGCTCTATTGTCTTTCTTGCTGTTAAGCCATATCAATATGCAGATGTTATTCATGAAATAATGCGGCACACACGTCATGATACTGTGTTAGTAACCATTGCAGCAGGTGTTACTATTAAAGATGTGGAAGAGTTTTTTAATAAACCGATAAAAGTCATCCGTTCTATGCCAAATACACCATCGCTAGTTGGGGAAGGTATGACAGCGTTGTGTATTAATAAGGAAGTTTCTGATGAAGAGGTAGAGTCAGTTTTAGCTCTTTTTAATAGTTTTGGTCATGTTGAACTCGTAGAGGAGTCCTTGATGGATGCTATTCCTGCCATAAGCGGCTCATCTCCTGCCTACGTATATATAATGATTGAAGCGTTAGCTGATGGAGGCGTTCGTCAAGGTATTCCAAGAGATCAAGCATATAGACTAGCAGCGCAGGCTGTTCTAGGTGCAGCTAAAATGGTGTTACAATCGGACAAGCATCCAGCTCAACTTAAGGATGAGGTTTGTACGCCAGGTGGTGCAACAATCGAAGCGATAGCAGCACTTGAAGAAGTAGGATTTCGTCATGCCATTCATATGGCAATGGATAGGTGTACTAAGAAAGCAAGTGTAAAGTAG